A portion of the Calothrix sp. 336/3 genome contains these proteins:
- a CDS encoding metallothionein codes for MSTVTMMKCACPTCLCIVSLEDAIKKGGKSYCSEACAEGHKTMKGCAHNGCGCQ; via the coding sequence ATGAGTACTGTCACAATGATGAAGTGTGCTTGTCCAACTTGTTTATGTATCGTTTCCCTAGAAGATGCAATTAAAAAGGGCGGTAAAAGCTATTGCTCGGAAGCCTGTGCTGAGGGTCACAAAACTATGAAGGGGTGCGCTCACAATGGTTGTG